The following are encoded together in the Cicer arietinum cultivar CDC Frontier isolate Library 1 chromosome 2, Cicar.CDCFrontier_v2.0, whole genome shotgun sequence genome:
- the LOC101507148 gene encoding membrane protein of ER body-like protein isoform X2, which translates to MDQQDQLLIVHDNNSEDEEVEDFALKRTLPHVNNNNLVADVVGNGFNGHSNGDSTIVDTNPDGFSLHKEDEVEENGIVGEYNSDDGKEDFEVAEFVEEPTNGEAITSATVDADIFHNNNNKSVHFDNQQGVWKCHHCTWTKRFDNPLIQHGPCFVWYTKGNEVNGLNEVQNGDVTMSKESKFDEQVEKSSTLNSVSGEVGNRCMTTEDDKVPSDSELSALHNSPEIQAATPAVNFHEETKNESNNLIKEIEQQEEKEFDVELILSKQDTHDLFCPNCKSCITKRVILKKRKRNVHVLDNKAKRDKFDNVINSTITNEVNQSDYENVTSEIITLDPSPPLAADDVDVYDHPEKEVEVFRCLSCLSIFIPSGKGFNLFRNFGGGSKHETSQNSSSITASSMQNPSNTQGSNANWFISLFTSNKRKTATEQGDPSEQHQSTITSTVLSTPDIHEPQGPLANAAQTENAKPLPDINHGHERMNSPISSNGGQNVEHDFIEFLAKEQSLTEKPRTDDGEKNKTSVHTVKTNNVEVTSSMNFSNGTVSEYKSVKSVTTSSSETHVNSTETTKGTVPNHYGKKPEFLVPTSTTVGSLIIVNSSKDANKTPKTVKNNDSSLMQGGAQSPVQSFDSTVLANNVTNINQSSVIDATFPSKTDITLIEKVRQDIDEEINRFVTKENKGDVIVVVDGEEIESTRLQREDNVPVDVDIVTESQTLVVIDEEPQKREIIKSIVYGGLVESITSLGIVSSAASSGATPLNIIVLGFANLIGGLFILGHNLKDLKNDHTGEQQLQTNVQDRYQELLGRRSNFVFHAVIALFSFLIFGSVPLVIYGVLINKNYYDEVKLAIVAATSVVCIILLAIGKVYTRRPPKSYIKTVLYYVAIALVASGISYIAGKLIEDLIAKLGRSESGFSTTMPISDTSMEKTWMSY; encoded by the exons ATGGACCAACAAGATCAATTGTTGATAGTTCATGATAATAATAGTGAAGATGAAGAAGTTGAAGATTTTGCTTTGAAAAGAACACTGCCACatgtcaacaacaacaaccttgTTGCAGATGTGGTTGGCAATGGTTTTAATGGTCATAGCAATGGAGATTCAACAATTGTTGACACCAACCCAGATGGATTTTCTTTGCATAAAGAGGATGAAGTTGAAGAGAATGGAATTGTTGGTGAATATAACAGTGATGATGGTAAAGAAGATTTTGAAGTAGCTGAGTTTGTAGAAGAACCAACAAATGGAGAAGCCATAACTAGTGCTACTGTTGATGCTGATATAtttcacaataataataacaaaagtgTTCACTTCGACAACCAACAAG GAGTGTGGAAATGTCACCATTGCACATGGACCAAGCGATTTGACAATCCTTTGATTCAACATGGACCTTGTTTTGTTTGGTATACAAAAG GCAATGAAGTTAATGGACTTAATGAAGTTCAAAATGGTGATGTTACCATGTCCAAGGAGAGTAAATTTGATGAACAAGTGGAAAAGTCATCTACTCTTAATAGTGTATCCGGCGAAGTCGGCAACCGATGTATGACAACCGAGGATGACAAAGTTCCTTCGGATTCGGAATTATCTGCTTTACATAATTCACCAGAGATACAAGCTGCTACACCTGCTGTCAATTTTCATGaagaaactaaaaatgaaagtaataaCTTGATAAAAGAAATTGAGCAGCAAGAAGAGAAAGAGTTTGATGTTGAGTTAATATTGTCAAAACAAGACACACATGATTTGTTCTGTCCTAATTGCAAATCTTGCATTACTAAAAGGGTTATCctcaagaaaagaaaaaggaatgTTCATGTGTTAGACAACAAAGCAAAACGCGATAAGTTTGACAATGTGATTAATAGTACTATTACAAATGAAGTCAATCAAAGTGATTATGAAAATGTTACATCAGAAATTATTACTTTGGATCCATCTCCTCCTCTTGCTGCTGATGATGTTGATGTTTATGATCATCCTGAGAAAGAAGTAGAAGTATTCAGATGTTTATCATGTCTTAGCATCTTTATTCCTAGTG GAAAAGGTTTCAATCTGTTCCGCAATTTCGGTGGTGGCAGCAAGCATGaaacttcacaaaattcttcaagtATAACTGCAAGCAGTATGCAAAATCCTTCAAATACACAAGGCTCCAATGCAAATTGGTTCATCTCTTTATTTACTTCAAATAAGAGAAAAACAGCTACTGAGCAAG GTGATCCTTCTGAACAGCATCAGTCAACGATTACTTCAACTGTACTGTCCACCCCTGATATTCATGAACCACAAGGCCCACTTGCTAATGCAGCTCAAACTGAGAATGCAAAACCGCTGCCAGACATTAATCATGGACATGAGAGGATGAATTCTCCAATTTCTTCAAATGGGGGACAGAATGTTGAGCATGATTTCATTGAGTTTTTAGCAAAAGAACAGTCACTGACCGAGAAACCGAGGACCGATGACGGAGAGAAAAATAAGACTTCAGTGCATACAGTAAAGACAA ATAATGTTGAAGTTACGTCCTCAATGAACTTTTCTAATGGGACGGTATCCGAGTACAAGAGTGTTAAATCAGTAACTACTTCATCTAGTGAGACACATGTTAACTCTACAGAAACTACAAAAGGCACCGTTCCAAATCATTATGGGAAGAAACCTGAATTTCTTGTTCCTACAAGCACAACTGTAGGGTCTCTAATCATTGTGAATTCGTCGAAAGATGCAAACAAGACCCCCAAAACTGTTAAGAATAATGATTCATCTTTGATGCAAGGAGGAGCACAATCACCAGTTCAATCATTTGACAGCACAGTACTTGCAAATAATGTAACTAATATCAACCAAAGTTCTGTAATAGATGCTACATTTCCATCGAAAACGGATATTACACTGATTGAGAAAGTACGACAGGATATCGATGAGGAGATAAATCGTTTCgttacaaaagaaaataaag GTGATgtgattgttgttgttgatggaGAAGAAATTGAATCCACAAGATTGCAGAGAGAAGATAACGTTCCAGTGGATGTTGATATTGTGACAGAATCACAAACTCTAGTAGTTATTGATGAAGAACCTCAAAAAAGGGAAATAATTAAAAGCATTGTGTATGGTGGTTTAGTTGAGTCAATAACAAGTCTAGGAATTGTGTCATCTGCAGCTAGTTCTGGTGCTACACCAT TGAATATTATTGTATTGGGATTTGCAAATCTGATTGGTGGACTTTTCATCCTTGGTCATAAT CTTAAAGACTTGAAAAATGATCACACTGGAGAGCAACAACTGCAAACAAATGTGCAAGATCGGTATCAAGAACTACTAGGACGCAGATCAAACTTCGTTTTTCACGCAGTCATAGCTCTTTTTTCATTCCTAATATTCGGTTCTGTCCCGCTTGTCATCTACGGCGTCTTGATTAACAAGAACTACTATGATGAAGTTAAGCTTGCAATAGTTGCAGCAACTTCTGTTGTATGCATTATTCTGCTTGCTATTGGGAAAGTGTACACTAGAAGGCCTCCTAAATCCTACATCAAAACTGTATTATACTATGTTGCAATAGCACTAGTAGCATCAGGAATATCTTACATAGCCGGCAAGCTCATCGAGGATCTTATCGCGAAACTCGGCCGCTCGGAGTCAGGTTTTTCTACCACCATGCCTATTTCAGACACAAGTATGGAAAAAACATGGATGTCTTACTGA
- the LOC101507148 gene encoding membrane protein of ER body-like protein isoform X1: protein MDQQDQLLIVHDNNSEDEEVEDFALKRTLPHVNNNNLVADVVGNGFNGHSNGDSTIVDTNPDGFSLHKEDEVEENGIVGEYNSDDGKEDFEVAEFVEEPTNGEAITSATVDADIFHNNNNKSVHFDNQQGVWKCHHCTWTKRFDNPLIQHGPCFVWYTKGNEVNGLNEVQNGDVTMSKESKFDEQVEKSSTLNSVSGEVGNRCMTTEDDKVPSDSELSALHNSPEIQAATPAVNFHEETKNESNNLIKEIEQQEEKEFDVELILSKQDTHDLFCPNCKSCITKRVILKKRKRNVHVLDNKAKRDKFDNVINSTITNEVNQSDYENVTSEIITLDPSPPLAADDVDVYDHPEKEVEVFRCLSCLSIFIPSGKGFNLFRNFGGGSKHETSQNSSSITASSMQNPSNTQGSNANWFISLFTSNKRKTATEQAGDPSEQHQSTITSTVLSTPDIHEPQGPLANAAQTENAKPLPDINHGHERMNSPISSNGGQNVEHDFIEFLAKEQSLTEKPRTDDGEKNKTSVHTVKTNNVEVTSSMNFSNGTVSEYKSVKSVTTSSSETHVNSTETTKGTVPNHYGKKPEFLVPTSTTVGSLIIVNSSKDANKTPKTVKNNDSSLMQGGAQSPVQSFDSTVLANNVTNINQSSVIDATFPSKTDITLIEKVRQDIDEEINRFVTKENKGDVIVVVDGEEIESTRLQREDNVPVDVDIVTESQTLVVIDEEPQKREIIKSIVYGGLVESITSLGIVSSAASSGATPLNIIVLGFANLIGGLFILGHNLKDLKNDHTGEQQLQTNVQDRYQELLGRRSNFVFHAVIALFSFLIFGSVPLVIYGVLINKNYYDEVKLAIVAATSVVCIILLAIGKVYTRRPPKSYIKTVLYYVAIALVASGISYIAGKLIEDLIAKLGRSESGFSTTMPISDTSMEKTWMSY, encoded by the exons ATGGACCAACAAGATCAATTGTTGATAGTTCATGATAATAATAGTGAAGATGAAGAAGTTGAAGATTTTGCTTTGAAAAGAACACTGCCACatgtcaacaacaacaaccttgTTGCAGATGTGGTTGGCAATGGTTTTAATGGTCATAGCAATGGAGATTCAACAATTGTTGACACCAACCCAGATGGATTTTCTTTGCATAAAGAGGATGAAGTTGAAGAGAATGGAATTGTTGGTGAATATAACAGTGATGATGGTAAAGAAGATTTTGAAGTAGCTGAGTTTGTAGAAGAACCAACAAATGGAGAAGCCATAACTAGTGCTACTGTTGATGCTGATATAtttcacaataataataacaaaagtgTTCACTTCGACAACCAACAAG GAGTGTGGAAATGTCACCATTGCACATGGACCAAGCGATTTGACAATCCTTTGATTCAACATGGACCTTGTTTTGTTTGGTATACAAAAG GCAATGAAGTTAATGGACTTAATGAAGTTCAAAATGGTGATGTTACCATGTCCAAGGAGAGTAAATTTGATGAACAAGTGGAAAAGTCATCTACTCTTAATAGTGTATCCGGCGAAGTCGGCAACCGATGTATGACAACCGAGGATGACAAAGTTCCTTCGGATTCGGAATTATCTGCTTTACATAATTCACCAGAGATACAAGCTGCTACACCTGCTGTCAATTTTCATGaagaaactaaaaatgaaagtaataaCTTGATAAAAGAAATTGAGCAGCAAGAAGAGAAAGAGTTTGATGTTGAGTTAATATTGTCAAAACAAGACACACATGATTTGTTCTGTCCTAATTGCAAATCTTGCATTACTAAAAGGGTTATCctcaagaaaagaaaaaggaatgTTCATGTGTTAGACAACAAAGCAAAACGCGATAAGTTTGACAATGTGATTAATAGTACTATTACAAATGAAGTCAATCAAAGTGATTATGAAAATGTTACATCAGAAATTATTACTTTGGATCCATCTCCTCCTCTTGCTGCTGATGATGTTGATGTTTATGATCATCCTGAGAAAGAAGTAGAAGTATTCAGATGTTTATCATGTCTTAGCATCTTTATTCCTAGTG GAAAAGGTTTCAATCTGTTCCGCAATTTCGGTGGTGGCAGCAAGCATGaaacttcacaaaattcttcaagtATAACTGCAAGCAGTATGCAAAATCCTTCAAATACACAAGGCTCCAATGCAAATTGGTTCATCTCTTTATTTACTTCAAATAAGAGAAAAACAGCTACTGAGCAAG CAGGTGATCCTTCTGAACAGCATCAGTCAACGATTACTTCAACTGTACTGTCCACCCCTGATATTCATGAACCACAAGGCCCACTTGCTAATGCAGCTCAAACTGAGAATGCAAAACCGCTGCCAGACATTAATCATGGACATGAGAGGATGAATTCTCCAATTTCTTCAAATGGGGGACAGAATGTTGAGCATGATTTCATTGAGTTTTTAGCAAAAGAACAGTCACTGACCGAGAAACCGAGGACCGATGACGGAGAGAAAAATAAGACTTCAGTGCATACAGTAAAGACAA ATAATGTTGAAGTTACGTCCTCAATGAACTTTTCTAATGGGACGGTATCCGAGTACAAGAGTGTTAAATCAGTAACTACTTCATCTAGTGAGACACATGTTAACTCTACAGAAACTACAAAAGGCACCGTTCCAAATCATTATGGGAAGAAACCTGAATTTCTTGTTCCTACAAGCACAACTGTAGGGTCTCTAATCATTGTGAATTCGTCGAAAGATGCAAACAAGACCCCCAAAACTGTTAAGAATAATGATTCATCTTTGATGCAAGGAGGAGCACAATCACCAGTTCAATCATTTGACAGCACAGTACTTGCAAATAATGTAACTAATATCAACCAAAGTTCTGTAATAGATGCTACATTTCCATCGAAAACGGATATTACACTGATTGAGAAAGTACGACAGGATATCGATGAGGAGATAAATCGTTTCgttacaaaagaaaataaag GTGATgtgattgttgttgttgatggaGAAGAAATTGAATCCACAAGATTGCAGAGAGAAGATAACGTTCCAGTGGATGTTGATATTGTGACAGAATCACAAACTCTAGTAGTTATTGATGAAGAACCTCAAAAAAGGGAAATAATTAAAAGCATTGTGTATGGTGGTTTAGTTGAGTCAATAACAAGTCTAGGAATTGTGTCATCTGCAGCTAGTTCTGGTGCTACACCAT TGAATATTATTGTATTGGGATTTGCAAATCTGATTGGTGGACTTTTCATCCTTGGTCATAAT CTTAAAGACTTGAAAAATGATCACACTGGAGAGCAACAACTGCAAACAAATGTGCAAGATCGGTATCAAGAACTACTAGGACGCAGATCAAACTTCGTTTTTCACGCAGTCATAGCTCTTTTTTCATTCCTAATATTCGGTTCTGTCCCGCTTGTCATCTACGGCGTCTTGATTAACAAGAACTACTATGATGAAGTTAAGCTTGCAATAGTTGCAGCAACTTCTGTTGTATGCATTATTCTGCTTGCTATTGGGAAAGTGTACACTAGAAGGCCTCCTAAATCCTACATCAAAACTGTATTATACTATGTTGCAATAGCACTAGTAGCATCAGGAATATCTTACATAGCCGGCAAGCTCATCGAGGATCTTATCGCGAAACTCGGCCGCTCGGAGTCAGGTTTTTCTACCACCATGCCTATTTCAGACACAAGTATGGAAAAAACATGGATGTCTTACTGA
- the LOC101507148 gene encoding membrane protein of ER body-like protein isoform X3: protein MDQQDQLLIVHDNNSEDEEVEDFALKRTLPHVNNNNLVADVVGNGFNGHSNGDSTIVDTNPDGFSLHKEDEVEENGIVGEYNSDDGKEDFEVAEFVEEPTNGEAITSATVDADIFHNNNNKSVHFDNQQGNEVNGLNEVQNGDVTMSKESKFDEQVEKSSTLNSVSGEVGNRCMTTEDDKVPSDSELSALHNSPEIQAATPAVNFHEETKNESNNLIKEIEQQEEKEFDVELILSKQDTHDLFCPNCKSCITKRVILKKRKRNVHVLDNKAKRDKFDNVINSTITNEVNQSDYENVTSEIITLDPSPPLAADDVDVYDHPEKEVEVFRCLSCLSIFIPSGKGFNLFRNFGGGSKHETSQNSSSITASSMQNPSNTQGSNANWFISLFTSNKRKTATEQAGDPSEQHQSTITSTVLSTPDIHEPQGPLANAAQTENAKPLPDINHGHERMNSPISSNGGQNVEHDFIEFLAKEQSLTEKPRTDDGEKNKTSVHTVKTNNVEVTSSMNFSNGTVSEYKSVKSVTTSSSETHVNSTETTKGTVPNHYGKKPEFLVPTSTTVGSLIIVNSSKDANKTPKTVKNNDSSLMQGGAQSPVQSFDSTVLANNVTNINQSSVIDATFPSKTDITLIEKVRQDIDEEINRFVTKENKGDVIVVVDGEEIESTRLQREDNVPVDVDIVTESQTLVVIDEEPQKREIIKSIVYGGLVESITSLGIVSSAASSGATPLNIIVLGFANLIGGLFILGHNLKDLKNDHTGEQQLQTNVQDRYQELLGRRSNFVFHAVIALFSFLIFGSVPLVIYGVLINKNYYDEVKLAIVAATSVVCIILLAIGKVYTRRPPKSYIKTVLYYVAIALVASGISYIAGKLIEDLIAKLGRSESGFSTTMPISDTSMEKTWMSY, encoded by the exons ATGGACCAACAAGATCAATTGTTGATAGTTCATGATAATAATAGTGAAGATGAAGAAGTTGAAGATTTTGCTTTGAAAAGAACACTGCCACatgtcaacaacaacaaccttgTTGCAGATGTGGTTGGCAATGGTTTTAATGGTCATAGCAATGGAGATTCAACAATTGTTGACACCAACCCAGATGGATTTTCTTTGCATAAAGAGGATGAAGTTGAAGAGAATGGAATTGTTGGTGAATATAACAGTGATGATGGTAAAGAAGATTTTGAAGTAGCTGAGTTTGTAGAAGAACCAACAAATGGAGAAGCCATAACTAGTGCTACTGTTGATGCTGATATAtttcacaataataataacaaaagtgTTCACTTCGACAACCAACAAG GCAATGAAGTTAATGGACTTAATGAAGTTCAAAATGGTGATGTTACCATGTCCAAGGAGAGTAAATTTGATGAACAAGTGGAAAAGTCATCTACTCTTAATAGTGTATCCGGCGAAGTCGGCAACCGATGTATGACAACCGAGGATGACAAAGTTCCTTCGGATTCGGAATTATCTGCTTTACATAATTCACCAGAGATACAAGCTGCTACACCTGCTGTCAATTTTCATGaagaaactaaaaatgaaagtaataaCTTGATAAAAGAAATTGAGCAGCAAGAAGAGAAAGAGTTTGATGTTGAGTTAATATTGTCAAAACAAGACACACATGATTTGTTCTGTCCTAATTGCAAATCTTGCATTACTAAAAGGGTTATCctcaagaaaagaaaaaggaatgTTCATGTGTTAGACAACAAAGCAAAACGCGATAAGTTTGACAATGTGATTAATAGTACTATTACAAATGAAGTCAATCAAAGTGATTATGAAAATGTTACATCAGAAATTATTACTTTGGATCCATCTCCTCCTCTTGCTGCTGATGATGTTGATGTTTATGATCATCCTGAGAAAGAAGTAGAAGTATTCAGATGTTTATCATGTCTTAGCATCTTTATTCCTAGTG GAAAAGGTTTCAATCTGTTCCGCAATTTCGGTGGTGGCAGCAAGCATGaaacttcacaaaattcttcaagtATAACTGCAAGCAGTATGCAAAATCCTTCAAATACACAAGGCTCCAATGCAAATTGGTTCATCTCTTTATTTACTTCAAATAAGAGAAAAACAGCTACTGAGCAAG CAGGTGATCCTTCTGAACAGCATCAGTCAACGATTACTTCAACTGTACTGTCCACCCCTGATATTCATGAACCACAAGGCCCACTTGCTAATGCAGCTCAAACTGAGAATGCAAAACCGCTGCCAGACATTAATCATGGACATGAGAGGATGAATTCTCCAATTTCTTCAAATGGGGGACAGAATGTTGAGCATGATTTCATTGAGTTTTTAGCAAAAGAACAGTCACTGACCGAGAAACCGAGGACCGATGACGGAGAGAAAAATAAGACTTCAGTGCATACAGTAAAGACAA ATAATGTTGAAGTTACGTCCTCAATGAACTTTTCTAATGGGACGGTATCCGAGTACAAGAGTGTTAAATCAGTAACTACTTCATCTAGTGAGACACATGTTAACTCTACAGAAACTACAAAAGGCACCGTTCCAAATCATTATGGGAAGAAACCTGAATTTCTTGTTCCTACAAGCACAACTGTAGGGTCTCTAATCATTGTGAATTCGTCGAAAGATGCAAACAAGACCCCCAAAACTGTTAAGAATAATGATTCATCTTTGATGCAAGGAGGAGCACAATCACCAGTTCAATCATTTGACAGCACAGTACTTGCAAATAATGTAACTAATATCAACCAAAGTTCTGTAATAGATGCTACATTTCCATCGAAAACGGATATTACACTGATTGAGAAAGTACGACAGGATATCGATGAGGAGATAAATCGTTTCgttacaaaagaaaataaag GTGATgtgattgttgttgttgatggaGAAGAAATTGAATCCACAAGATTGCAGAGAGAAGATAACGTTCCAGTGGATGTTGATATTGTGACAGAATCACAAACTCTAGTAGTTATTGATGAAGAACCTCAAAAAAGGGAAATAATTAAAAGCATTGTGTATGGTGGTTTAGTTGAGTCAATAACAAGTCTAGGAATTGTGTCATCTGCAGCTAGTTCTGGTGCTACACCAT TGAATATTATTGTATTGGGATTTGCAAATCTGATTGGTGGACTTTTCATCCTTGGTCATAAT CTTAAAGACTTGAAAAATGATCACACTGGAGAGCAACAACTGCAAACAAATGTGCAAGATCGGTATCAAGAACTACTAGGACGCAGATCAAACTTCGTTTTTCACGCAGTCATAGCTCTTTTTTCATTCCTAATATTCGGTTCTGTCCCGCTTGTCATCTACGGCGTCTTGATTAACAAGAACTACTATGATGAAGTTAAGCTTGCAATAGTTGCAGCAACTTCTGTTGTATGCATTATTCTGCTTGCTATTGGGAAAGTGTACACTAGAAGGCCTCCTAAATCCTACATCAAAACTGTATTATACTATGTTGCAATAGCACTAGTAGCATCAGGAATATCTTACATAGCCGGCAAGCTCATCGAGGATCTTATCGCGAAACTCGGCCGCTCGGAGTCAGGTTTTTCTACCACCATGCCTATTTCAGACACAAGTATGGAAAAAACATGGATGTCTTACTGA
- the LOC101506482 gene encoding uncharacterized protein — translation MAKIWVEICLISARGVRPSSPSLWKRQWYAVGWVDPNNKYCTKVDTSGNPNPLWRTKFSIQLDYNSDSNFQDLALNVEVYSRDPFFLTEKLHGSATVLLKEFLQKQNFEVSSQGNEEIGSYQLRKKKSSKPRGFVDVSIRVSEDKEEPGSHSGNGGGIELLDNDNKVGIGQVSFNGAHKQAQTNVPYSHPMPFPTNYSNPYVGGPNYHSAAGPSYQPPRTFPPPSNVGYVPTFHSSNDGLAPNYINMPSSSGTGPRQRGPPGFAMGAGAGALAAGAGAVMFGDNFMSGFDVPLGLGDPTLTIATDSLF, via the exons ATGGCAAAAATATGGGTTGAGATATGCTTAATATCAGCTCGTGGTGTAAGACCTTCATCACCTTCACTTTGGAAACGTCAATGGTATGCTGTTGGTTGGGTTGATCCAAACAACAAATACTGCACAAAAGTTGATACTTCTGGTAATCCAAACCCTCTTTGGAGAACTAAGTTTTCTATTCAACTTGATTATAACTCAGATTCAAACTTTCAAGATCTTGCATTGAATGTTGAAGTTTATAGCAGAGACCCTTTTTTCCTTACTGAGAAACTTCATGGTTCAGCTACTGTTCTTCTTAAAGAGtttcttcaaaaacaaaattttgaggTTTCAAGCCAAGGGAATGAAGAAATTGGAAGCTATCAATTGAGGAAGAAGAAGTCTAGTAAACCAAGAGGGTTCGTTGATGTTTCGATTCGTGTTTCTGAAGACAAAGAAGAACCTGGTTCCCACTCAG GTAATGGTGGAGGAATAGAGCTGTTAGATAATGATAATAAGGTTGGAATTGGACAAGTTTCATTCAATGGAGCACATAAACAAGCACAAACTAATGTACCCTACTCACATCCAATGCCATTTCCTACAAACTATTCTAACCCTTATGTTGGTGGACCAAACTACCATTCAGCTGCTGGACCAAGTTATCAACCACCTAGAACTTTTCCACCACCCTCAAATGTTGGTTATGTTCCTACTTTTCATTCAAGTAATGATGGGTTGGCaccaaattatattaatatgcCATCATCATCAGGGACAGGTCCTAGGCAGAGAGGGCCTCCAGGATTTGCAATGGGAGCTGGTGCTGGTGCATTAGCAGCTGGTGCTGGTGCTGTTATGTTTGGTGATAATTTCATGTCAGGGTTTGATGTGCCTTTAGGTCTTGGAGATCCTACTCTTACCATTGCAACTGATTCTCTTTTTTGA
- the LOC101506811 gene encoding uncharacterized protein — translation MEGSGGRRITVSPRPCCGRRVVAKKNPRRGGAGDGFINSVRKLQRREICTKSIRGFSIIDAQERFRNIRLQEEYDTYDPKGPSSVILPFLRKRSKIIEIVAAQDIVFALAQSGVCAAFNRETNERICFLNVSPDEVIRSLFYNKNNDSLITVSVYASDSYSSLKCRSTRIEYIRRVQPDAGFALFESESLKWPGFVEFDDVNGKVLTYSAQDSIYKVFDLKNYTMLYSVADKNVQEIKISPGIMLLIYSKTSSHVPLKILSIEDGTVLKSFNHLIHRNSKVDFIEQFNEKLLVKQENENLQILDVRTFELTEVSKTEFMTPSAFIFLYENQLFLTFRNRTVAVWNFRGELVTSFEDHLLWHPDCNTNNIYITSDQDLIISYCKADADESVSEGNAGSINVSNILTGKCLAKIRASNSFPVAKECYCSDECSGGCNSRKRKQTSRIRSTVTEALEDITALFYDEDRNEIYTGNRHGRVHVWSN, via the exons ATGGAAGGTAGTGGTGGGAGGAGAATCACCGTAAGTCCGAGACCTTGTTGTGGCCGCCGTGTGGTGGCGAAAAAGAACCCTCGCCGTGGTGGTGCTGGTGATGGGTTTATCAACAGTGTTAGGAAGCTTCAACGGCGTGAAATTTGTACCAAAAGTATTCGAGGTTTTAGTATCATTGATGCTCAGGAACGATTCCGCAATATCCGTTTGCAG GAAGAATATGATACATATGATCCAAAAGGTCCTTCTTCCGTCATATTACCATTTTTGAGAAAGAGGTCGAAGATTATCGAAATTGTAGCGGCTCAGGACATTGTTTTTGCCCTTGCACAATCTGGTGTGTGTGCAGCATTTAACCGAG AGACCAATGAAAGGATATGCTTCTTGAATGTCAGTCCCGATGAAGTTATAAGAagtttgttttataataaaaataatgactCACTTATCACAGTTTCTGTCTACGCGTCTGACAGTTACAGTTCTTTGAAATGCAGAAGTACCAGGATCGA ATATATAAGGAGGGTTCAACCTGATGCTGGATTTGCTCTTTTTGAATCTGAGTCTTTGAAGTGGCCAGGTTTTGTTGAGTTTGATGATGTAAATGGGAAGGTACTGACGTACTCTGCACAAGATAG CATATACAAGGTGTTTGACTTGAAAAACTATACAATGTTGTATTCCGTTGCAGATAAAAATGTACAAGAGATTAAGATCAG TCCGGGGATCATGTTGTTGATTTATTCTAAAACAAGCAGTCATGTCCCACTAAAAATCCTTTCAATAGAAGATGGTACTGTTTTGAAGTCCTTCAACCATCTTATTCATCGGAATAGTAAGGTGGATTTTATTGAACAGTTCAATGAAAAGCTTCTCGTCAAGCAAGAAAACGAGAACCTCCAAATCCTTGAT GTACGGACTTTTGAGCTTACAGAAGTTAGCAAAACAGAATTTATGACGCCATCTGCATTTATATTCCTATATGAGAACCAATTATTCCTGACATTTCGAAATAGAACTGTGGCTGTGTGGAACTTCCGTGGAGAACTAGTAACTTCTTTTGAAGATCACCTTCTGTGGCATCCTGACTGCAATacaaataacatatatattacCAGTGACCAGGATCTCATTATATCATACTGCAAGGCTGATGCTGATGAGTCGGTATCTGAAGGAAATG CGGGATCGATCAATGTCAGCAACATTTTAACTGGTAAGTGTCTTGCAAAGATTAGGGCAAGTAATAGTTTTCCCGTGGCAAAGGAATGCTACTGCAGCGACGAGTGTAGTGGTGGTTGTAATTCAAGGAAGCGAAAGCAGACCTCCAGAATAAGGAGCACTGTAACAGAAGCCTTGGAAGACATTACTGCTCTTTTCTATGACGAAGACCGCAATGAGATCTATACAGGCAACAGGCATGGTCGGGTTCATGTCTGGTCTAACTAA